Genomic segment of Paenibacillaceae bacterium GAS479:
GTGAAATTCCGACTGATGTGCGTAATAATCAGTAAATTCGTGAGCATCGATATCCTCTTCAATCATATCGACTAAACGCTCCAACTTTTTGAAATCGCGTTCTTCCAGCAAGTCGCAAGACAGCGTCGCGGCGAGTGCATCAAGCGTGCCGAGCAGAAGCGAGTAATCTTCTTTTTTCTTGCTGTCGAACGCCTTTACCGTGAAGCCGCGTCGCGGCAAGTAATCGAGTAAGTTATCCGATGAAAGCTGGAAAAGAGCCTCTCGTGTAGGTGTACGGCTAATATCCAGCTTTTTGCATATTTCTGCCTCGTTAATTTTGGAGCCTGGCTGCAGGCGTCCACTCTGAATGCGCTGAGCAATATATTCATAAACATGATCTTTTAAGGATTGGTATTTGAGCTGCATGCCAAGACTCCTTTACCGCGTTATTCTACTGGCTGGTTCGATAGCCCAATATTGCATGGATATGCAATATTCTGTATACATCTTATCTACCGCCATCATATCACCGTGGTACGGCTTCATCAAGTAATTAAATCACCGAAATATGGA
This window contains:
- a CDS encoding DNA-binding transcriptional regulator, GntR family, which produces MQLKYQSLKDHVYEYIAQRIQSGRLQPGSKINEAEICKKLDISRTPTREALFQLSSDNLLDYLPRRGFTVKAFDSKKKEDYSLLLGTLDALAATLSCDLLEERDFKKLERLVDMIEEDIDAHEFTDYYAHQSEFHEYYQNKCGNTPLIDTLNSLKNGFMRQSYASDDTEKLATLLRQVNSEHRLIAELFREKDKERLEQAIRHHWRIIDFDMI